The genomic region CAAGCACAATAGGCTCTTTGAAGGATCTGACAGAGCTTCAGCTCAGTAATAATAATATCTCTGGGTCAATACCTTCCTCGCTTGCTAATTGCACTGCTCTTTCTCAGCTGCAACTTGATAGCAACCAGATATCTGGAGAGATACCGCGTGACTTAGGACAGCTCAAGTATCTGACACTGCTGTATGCTTGGCAAAATAGGTTGCAAGGATCAATACCTCCCAGTTTAGGTGGCTGCAGTAAGCTGCAGGCTTTAGATCTTACGGAGAATAGGCTCACCGGAAGCATTCCTCCTAGCATATTCCAATTGAAGAATTTAACAAAGTTGCTTCTTCTCTCTAACAATCTTACTGGTTCTATCTCTCCAAATGTTGGGAGCTGTAGAGCTTTGATTAGGCTCAGGTTGGATGATAATCAGCTCAGTGGAGAAATACCCAAAGAGATTGGAGAATTACAAAATCTCAACTTCCTTGACATAGCACGCAATCACTTGACAGGAACCATCCCTCCAGAGATTGGAGAGTCAACTGCACTTCAGATGCTGGATCTTCATGACAACCGGCTTACAGGCTATCTGCCTGAAACGCTTGGTTTGCTGGAAAATCTACAAGTCTTGGACTTATCAATGAATAGGTTCATTGGTTCTATACCAACTATGTTTAGAAATCTGACCTCATTGAATAAGCTAAGGCTAAATGCAAACGATCTGTCTGGAGTAATCCCAGGGGAGATTTCTCTATGCACTAAGTTGCAGTTCCTGGATTTGAGCAGCAACAGACTGACAGGCAACATTCCTTATGAGATCGGAAGTATAGAGGGATTGGACATTGCATTGAACTTGAGTTGCAATTTTTTGTCTGGACCTATCCCTGTAGAGTTTTCGGGGCTTACAAAACTAGCAGCCCTGGATGTATCTCGCAACATGCTGACTGGAAATCTATATACACTTGGCCAACTACAAAATCTTGTATCTCTGAACgtttcatccaataatttctctgGATATCTGCCAGATACAAGCTTTTTCAGAGAATTGCCTGTAGCTGATTTAACAGGCAATGTACATCTTTGTACTTCAGGAGCCGATGACTGTTTTGAACAGGTCGGCTACCAGCCCCAGGAAGGACGTTCGAGAATCTCTACAGTGAAGCTCATCATAGGGCTTCTGTTTAGCATAACGGGGCTGATGTTGGTTTTAGGGATCTTTATGCTGAATAAAGCCAGAAGAATGTCTCAGAGAGACTTTGAGGATTCTGAGAACAGTTGGCACTGGCACATGACACCATTCCAGAAGCTCAGTTTctctgttgaagatgttgttcattGTCTGGTTGATGACAATATAATAGGCAAAGGGTGTTCAGGCTTAGTTTATAGAGCAGAAATGCCTAACAGAGATGTAATAGCAGTTAAAAAGCTTTGGCCTTCAAAGAAAGGAGGACAAGAGAGAGATTCATTTTGTGCAGAAGTAAAGACACTAGGGTCCATCCGCCATAGAAATATTGTGAGACTTTTGGGTTATTGTTCAAACAATTCAAGCAAGCTTCTGATGTATGACTATATGCCTAATGGCAGCTTGGGTGTTATGTTGCATGAGATGAGAGGCATGCTGGACTGGGAGCACAGATACAACATAATCCTAGGCGCAGCACAGGGGCTGGAGTATCTACACCATGATTGTGTGCCTGCAATTGTGCACAGAGATGTTAAGGCTAACAATATACTGCTAGGCCCTCATTTCGAACCATATCTTGCAGATTTTGGGCTCGCCAAGCTCATAAACCCATCTGATAATTACGCCAAGTCTTCAACAAATGTTGCTGGATCGTACGGATACATAGCTCCTGGTAATTCTTTACCCCATACTGCATTTCACTTCTTATCTTCCATTAAATCAAATTCTCTCTTGACTACTGGGTATAAATGAGTTATATCATGCATCGTATTGTTAGTGCTGGTTTGGATATTAATTGCCAACCTATAAACATTTAGATTCTTCCAGGGACTGGTTATTCTTATCTTGCAAACTTTGTTGTCTTACGTTATTTGTATGATTTGAACAAACCCAAAGAGTTGATACCTAGGTGATGCTTAGAATATGGGGTTTTCTCTGATGAAACTGTCCATGCATTAGCTCCACCAATTCAGCGAGTTCTTTGAAAATCACATATAACACCATTGCTTACAATAATTGAATTTTAATCATATCAACTTATTAAGGATTATTTTCATTCTCCATAATGAAAAGAAGTTATTTTTATTTTctacagtaaccttcattttaacaTCTTTTTGTACAAATTATACATTCACAGAAAATTTTAAAAAGTTTTATCACCTTACAGAGTGATATATTGATAGGGACTTTAAAACTCCGTACAGTGAAAAAAAATGGGTGTCCAAACTGTTACTTTGATTTCTACTTTGAAAATAGTCCAAAATATTATACTTCTCTATAGTAAAAAATATTACATTTCTCTAAAATGAATTGACTGCAATTTCTGTGAAATTTTTAAAGGACCCATTTCTTAAGTATACCCAATGAAAGAACAGTATAACATAGGCTGGTTAACAGATTTCTCTATAAGCCCGAGATTAGTGTGGGTCTGTGTATTCTGCAGCCCTTTTCACTCTCCATACATTGTATAATCAATCCCGAAGTGAAAGCACAAAACCCAAAAAAAAGAAATTTGCTGCAGCGCCACGAATTCGTTATCATTGTAATCAAGCAACTGTAATCTGGGGTTTTGCAGAGTACGGATACATGATGAAGATTACAGAGAAGAGCGATGTGTACAGCTATGGAGTGGTATTACTAGAAGTACTAACGGGAAAGCAGGCCGTTGATCCATGCTTGAGCGAAGGAGCAGCCATGCACTTGGTGGAGTGGGTGAGGGAAAACATAGACAAAAAGAGAGAGCTGGTGGAGGTGCTAGACCCTCGCCTGCAAGGCAGAGCAGATCAAGAGATTGAAGAGATGTTACAGGCAGTAGGAGTGGCACTCCTCTGTGTCAATCCCAATCCAGAAGAGCGCCCCACCATGAAGGATGTGGTTGCCCTTCTCAAAGAAATCCGCCATGCTGCTGACTGCAGTGACCATGATTATGACAACAAACTCCATGTCCTCATTCACCAGCCCACTGCTTACTCCCACTCTGTTTCCCCTTCTCATGATGATGAAGAGCAGCTGCAGCagcaggaagaagaagaagaagaggatgctCAGCTCATTATGACCACATCACCCCACTCTCACTCTCATGACTCCATTAATGTTTCTTCTTCCACAACCTCCTCCAGGCTTCATTAATCCACTTTCTCTGTATCTCCATCTCTGTTAAATGTAAATTGTTGTTTCATTATGCTGTGTCTGAAAAGACTCTTCCTGAACGATCGAATGATTCAACAGTAAAAGATACTCTTTTTAAGGAAACAAATGATTTTATCAAAGAACAGTGAGCAGGTGGTCTATGAGTGCAAGATTTTCTTTGTAGATGGAGAGAATTTTTCCATTTGGTAGTTAAACCCAATGTGTAAATCTTCATAGCAATGAATTAATAAATTTCTGAATGTGAAATTATTGTCTcttatttcttcatttttttttatttttttactttgatTATAAATATAGATTATTGGTTTTTTTGTGAGCAGCAGCAATTCAAATTTGAAGACAGAGGGTAGGCCTGTTAATATTTTTCTTTCCACTCAGATGTGTCTGAAGGATTTGGGATCTGAAATTCTTCCTTCAACTTGAAAAAATTCTCGCTATCATATCAGAAATTCTCAAAGCTAGCATTGCTTAACCGGCACTTCACATCACATCAGATATTCTCAAAGATGGCATTGCTTAACCGGCACTCTATAATATTGTCAACTCTTAACTTCAAAACTTATTAAAAATTCATTGAAATcgatgtttcaaaaaaaaaaagacatcTATAAATAATGGTGTATTATGATGAATAGTATAATTACAATAGAGATCTTGTATCTAGTTATGTGTTGTCCTTTATTTAACTATATCATATTTTCTTTACTATGTAAAAGCTAATTTAATTagaataagatattatttaatatttattttagacCTTAAATAGGAAAACATTATAGAATTGAGGTTGTATTTATGTAAATTAAATAAAAGTATTAAGAGAAAAGTAGGGATAAGAAGGGATGCTTGATTTAAAGGTTCCAAAAGCTATATATAATTGAGAAGCTAGGAGGAGATGCTTCTAATGTGATTATCATTTATGCGTATTAGGATAAGAACATATACAATTGTGTCTACGTGGGTCATGCTTCTTATACCACATGCTAGTGTCGTTTAATGTGCAATGGTCTCTTGAATGCAAAGTTGTATTCTTTGAACCTTTTAAACTTGAACATATAACTTGTAATTTGAAGGGGAAAGAGGCCTAAATGTTTTTGATATCTACCTTAGTTAAGTCCTAGGGTTGatttaagaatttatttatttttaactagTAAGTGTGAACCTAGGTGCTAGTGTAAAATGGCGTGTAATAAAAATGGAGCTCTAGTGGAGGTTTTTAGATTCTATAATTTATTTCCAAAGAAAGTGTGGTTGGATGTGTAGTTGCTCCTTATTGCCTAAGGGATCTTCCCTTTTGTTATGCTTAGGCCTAAAAACTTATGTAAATCTAATTTTTAAACTTTGACAACCACTCATTATTTGGGACAATAATATCGAATTCTAGTATTTCAATTGAATCTCAAAGAACTTAGATTTTATTCATTgttcaaaaattataaaaattcatCACATTCTAATCAATAAACAACAATTAACAGATGTAACTCTTGATCTTTCTCTTATTACAAATAAAGACTAGATTATATTCAACTAATTTGCAAATTTGACAATGACAACAACATTAAACTTTTATATTCATACTCATGACAACAACAAATTGAACCAATGTAATGTGACTAAAATTATGATCAATAAAGCTCCAATGTGACCTCTAAATGAGATAACTCTCCAACCAAAGGGGTTTCATCCTTTGACTTTTGAATTCAAAATGTTTTTGTCTTTTGATCTCCACACTCAAACACAAGCGCTTAATTGTTTTTTTGATAAGAGTTTGTACAAGTGATAGATGTTGATCCCTAAATAGATGCATTCACCCTTTTATGTCCATCATAATAATAACAAGTTAGCCATAACGTGAATTTCATCTCCCAATTTAAACAAAATTCGTGAGAGGGAAAGATCCCATATTTCAAATCTAAGGTGCCAAAAAAAACCATAAAATGATATTACAACATGTGCTAGGGATTTGGAAAGAAAAAAgaatcgaaggtggaattatcggGGCTTAAGAGTTGGAACTACCATAAGACTCATACCATAGTTTAGTGTGTCAAGGGTTGGAAAATGATGATACCAATAAAGATGAGTCCAAaagtttgacaaatacaaaggaaagAGTACAAGAAGGATGGAAAACATGAAAGGATCTGGAGAAGCTTGAAAATTTGATGggaagaaatgaaaaatagagTTGGAAGGAAAGACATACTCAAAGGGGGAAATGCACATAATAAAATGGGAATAAATGAGATAGAAGAGAAAAATAATATACCTGATATATATAGACTTAAATTAAATGAAATGAGAAATGACAAGTTTATCCTACTTGAAATTCCTTGTCCTCAAGTTGCACCTTCAATTGGAAGATCATTCCATCTACTCTTAGTTTCCTTTCCCTCACATCCATGGCTTCTTTAGGAATCAAAATAATATCACCTTAAGTAATTGGAGGAAACTCATCTGAAGTCATAATATGTTTCCCAAGTGCTCCTTGAGACAAGACAAGTGAAAATTATTATGAATATTACTTCCCTTTAGCATCTCCAACTCATAAATTAAATTTCACCAATccttcacaaaattttgtaagaattgTAAAAATGAGTTTAAGTTTTTCAAACTTCATTGCCTTTAAGGAAGATCACCTGCATGATTGTAATCTCATAAACACCATGCCTCCAACTTTAAAATTTCTCTTTATCTTATGGTGGCCTATGTACATATTATATTGATTCTACGACTAGTGAAGATTATTTGTGAgtgatttaaaaaattatttgctcTATTTGATCAAATCTCTTGCTTTTGGAACCCTATTATATGATAAAACAAGGTCAATAAATCTTCAGGATTCATACCCACATAAAGCCATGATTGAAAATCTTAATTGACATGTGTGATGTGTATGGTGCTATAATAGTGCTCCCTAGATGGAGGCACTTGATCTATCTTTTGTTGATCAACAACATAATTTATCAAATAACCTTCCACCCATTTGTCCACAATGTAAATTTGGCCATCTAATAGTGTGTGGGAGCTAGTTATATGTGTGAGCTTGGTTCCTACCAAAAGAAATAGATCTTGCTAAGTTATCTCTATCACTTAAAATACTCTTGGATAGTCCATGAAGATTCAACACTTCTTTAAAGAATAAATCTGAAAACAATTTTTGTTGCCTTAAAATttgaagaaatagaaaaaaaatgtgCATATTTTGTGAGTCTATCTAGAAAAACATATATGTATTCCTTACCTTCGATTTTAGGAAGTCCGGTGATTAAATCTATTGAAACACTTTCCCACTTCTAGTCTAGAATAAGTAAGGGTTAAAACAAATCAATTGGGAatgttttctctttttatttctttgACAAATAATGTATTCTCATATGAATAAAGACATCATTCTTGAGTCATTTCCATATGAATATTTCCCTAATCTACTTATAGGTCTTGTAATACCTAGAGTGACATGCTAAGGGAGTATTGTGAACTACTCCCAAAATCTTTCCTTTCATTTTTTATTCCAACACCAAGTACATTATTCCATTGTAAAGAATGATTTCTTACATATTGTGTACCTATCATCTTCAACTTCTCTTTTAACACATTATTTGTATACATATTCTTAGAATATTCTGCTATGGTTTGTATTGTTTAATTAGTGGCTCAATGTGAGACATTGAACATAAATTTGGCCTTATGGATAATGCATCAACCGCAATATTTTTTTCTCCTTTAACATAATTTATGCATCAAATgcatattcttgaatttttcttatcCTCTTTTGTTGCCACTCATTCAAATAATTTATACTAAGAAAAAACATTAATTTACTGTGATTATTATTGATCTCAAATTAATGACCCACAAAGTATTTCCAAAATTTAGTTAATGTGTACATAATAGCCAACATATCCTTATTATTTATAAAGAGTATCCTTTCTACCTCTAAGAGTTTTCAACTCTTGAATGAAATTGGGTGCTTGTTTTGTATAAGCACTACTCCAATTTCTTCACTTGATGCATTACACTCCAAAGTGAAAGAAAGGGGAAAATTAGGTAAAGCTAACATGGGACATGATCTTATTGCTTCTTTCAATTTGTCAAGTGCTCATTGTGCATTATCATTCCATGCAAAATTTCCCTTCATTTTTATATTAGTTAAGGGGGTGCTACTTGAGAGAAACCCTTAATGAATCTTCTATAGTAGTTGCAAAGGTTGATGAACGCTTTAGTTGTGTCAAAGTATTAATGGGAGCCAATCCATAATTTTTTGATCTTTATATCCACCTACACGCCATTTGCATTGATGATGTTCCCCAAATATAAAGTCTACATCATGGCAAACTTGCACTTTGAATCCTTTGCAAACAGTGTACATGTGCTTCCAAAATTCCTTACGCCTCATTAATATGTTGTTAATGCTTCTCCCACACCTTGATGTAGATAAAAATATAATCATAGAAGACAACTTGATAAACATTTTCaatttattacaaaaaatatgTTTTATGCACAAGTAGAATATTTGGGGCATTTTTTGATCTAAATAGCATGACCCAAAATTCAAAATCCTCATAGTGGCACCAAAAAGTCATCTTGTGAATATCCTCCTCTTAGACTCATATTTGATGGTAGCTCTATCTAACATCTATCCTTGACAACAAACTACTCAATGAAGCTCATCTATCAAATCACAGATCTTGGTGATTGGGTATCAATTTTTAAAAGTCTTCTTATTTAATGCTCTATAGTTGGTGCACATCCTCATTGTACCCTTTTTTTTCTTCATTGAAACTATAGATGAAGTGAAAGGACTTGAATTGAGTTTAATGTGTCCCATGTGTATAAGTTCCTTATTTCCTTTTCAAAACCCTCCTTATGCCTTATAGGATGTCAATAAAGAGTAATAATTACATGGTCTTAGCACCATTCTCCAACTCCATGACATGTTTAAATCCTTTGTTTGATGGTGTACTTGGAAGAATGTTCCTAAGGTCTTTATATGTTGGTTCAAGATATTCTATACATACATAAGATATTCTTTCTTACCTTCAAAGGAATTTAACATAGTCACCAAGCATTGAGGTTTCCATGTTTCTTATGCATGCCAAAAGATTCTTTGCATTCTTTTGAAACATGTAATCCTTATTTCTCTATTCATTATTTTTTGGAGTATCAAATCTTTCCCTTCATATTGAAAATTTATCTCTAGGGTTTGGATATTTTATGTTATCTCACCTAATAAGTGCAACCATTGGATACCCAACACCAACACCATATCCATGTCTCCTCTCTTTTAACAAATAAATCATCCTTCATATCACATCCTTCCAAATTAAGATTAAACTAAAAGATCTTTCTAGTGCATTTGATAATGAACATGTTAACCACCATTACATTAAAATCTTCAAAATCCTTTGTTTTGAGACCTCACTTTATCATCAATACATCATCTATGAAATTATGAGTAGCACTTGTGCTAATGAGAATAGTAACTCTTTGTCCCTAGATATATCCCCATGGATGCAAAAAGGATTGTACCTTTGAGTAATAGAGAGCGTAACAAGATTACCTCCCAAAAAATTTCCTTCCTCTTTTGATTCATCCTCTTCTTTTTTAATCTTTGAATTGGGTTCTTCTTTACCATGTGGTCCAATCTCTTTAGATCATAATTCATCTTTATACCTTAGCTCTATGTAATGCACATTTCCTTTCCTAATAAATCTATGCCCATGCGACTGGGGATCACTTCTTCCTTCTCAATTCATTCCTCATGTCCATGTTTGGCCTTGATGGGAAATTATTGGACTATTGTACATTTTTTATGAAAAGGACTTTTTGAAAGGAAATTCTTGGTTTGAAACTTATTCTTCAGAATGAAATTCTCTTAACACCAAACCCCACTTAATTTCTTTTGTAGGGAAAGTGATTTAAATTTTTTGACTAGTTCCTTGGGAGACTTAGTTACCCTTTcaattgtcacaaccctcctttatcacttttggatttaaaatacaaactctattatattttttggataagctatttaaatgattgaatgaatattatagaaggataaaataataaaacacacacacacacacatggaaaatatacatttttcttaattattatttagttttcctcatccaattatagcacatgttgtaggaagaataagaagcttctagaggattctccaccaccttgcatgtaactcctcccactaagtctaatcaatttgcatgaagtccaaaattgggaaagaatctcttttttttaattaaattttcaagatagtggaatggagggaatttttcttataaaattatatgcaagtttcaaagaagggagttgattttgttttgaaggaaattttcccaagtttttttttgtagtctcattttgttgcaggaatttttaagttattgttggaagatctctctctagttgcaaggaaggatcaaggatagctagaggattcaacatcaagcttcagcaaccaggttctctccttttgtcatatgagaaatttatattatCAAAAAAATAGCTTTTAgatcttctttcaaaagttttattagagtgtaagtctttttcttctatttagaAACAATTATTGATAAGTTTCTTCCACTTAATGCAAGTAAAAGatagttctattatttattttattttccttaagaaatatgctcataatcttgcccttttgtttttccaaagattttagatctatgcaaaaatcatatttcctttattttctttttttaaatctctttttctgaaaataaaactcttccctgtgtgattgaatcttaatctttacttcttccctctaattcatttctctggaaatctgaatctcattcttaaaatGAATCTCTATGTGAATATTAGATCTCtgggattattttaaatctctgtagttattttaaatctctaggattattttaaatctctgtagttattttaaatctctgggattattttaaatctctataGTTATCTTAAATCTCTGGGATTATTTTGaatctctgtagttattttaaatctctgtagttattttgaatctctgggattattttaaatctctgtagttattttaaatctctgtgattattttggaatctccctgtgagttggtcaaagacctctctgtgaatatccgttgaataaaatcctcctggGAATGCTGGAATAAACCCACTCTCTCTCTGGAAAATATTAGCCTTCTGTTTACTGAAAACCAATCTAAAATGGTTATTTGTTTATCTATCTTATTCATGGTTTTATTTTCATAAGTCAATActcttttgttatatatatatcagCTCCGCATGGCGTACGGGGATAGTTATTGTAACCGTTGCGGAGGGACAATGGTACCCTCCACTGCCCTGCAGTCACTGTCACGATAGTGATTGCAAGGGAGTGGGGGGGCTCGCGGAGTCCCCTCAACCcctatgggcctgcacatgcaggaccgcagggggtgatgggacccgtggtccccaccccctatTTGCTATTAACaaaacaatgcatttttttttttttattacactTTGAATTTGCGATGGaattttttaataattgttttaattaaaatttaagttaatttttttatataatcatttttaagttaattttttttatataatcatttttaattaaatttaagttaatttttataatttgtttagttaaattttaaaGTTAAATAAATTAGCAAAAGATTGAAATCAAAAATTATTGTCTCAATCCCCTTagggatttattggattatttgatcAGTGATTTTGActcacttaaaaacaaataagtctcattattatgatttgatccaaaaatttccaaaaagtataagctaatcactcatgtGGAATTAGTAACTCTATATTTTAAATATTCTCACGATTGAAGTAAACATTACTTAATCTCGTATGTAAATGTCACTATTTTTACATCATGTGCATTACTTACATgttaaattgcattcattgatgagcaagttaccttTCCAATTTCTTCATACAAGA from Cryptomeria japonica chromosome 3, Sugi_1.0, whole genome shotgun sequence harbors:
- the LOC131029209 gene encoding LRR receptor-like serine/threonine-protein kinase RGI2 isoform X1; its protein translation is MSLAHLVASPTNFLGHGKWRTVWAMAWIVLLTQWRAKGLNIEGQALLSWMHTLNDGKGPPLLSAWNPQDSNPCNWTGISCSSQGLVSSIYLHSIELLGTVPSQFASLESLQSLVISAANLSGTLPKEIGDYSNLVLLDLSGNRLTGSIPSEFGQLYNLQNLILSSNELEGSIPPELGNCSSLIELVLLDNQLSGRIPPEFGRLSNLEILRAGGNPNIEGALPAELSNCANLTILGLAETRISGTIPSSFGSLRKLQTLALYMSMLWGSIPPELGNCSELVNLYLYGNSLSGSLPRELGRLQKLEKLLLWQNNLVGSIPPEIGNCTSLIIIDLSINALSGSIPSTIGSLKDLTELQLSNNNISGSIPSSLANCTALSQLQLDSNQISGEIPRDLGQLKYLTLLYAWQNRLQGSIPPSLGGCSKLQALDLTENRLTGSIPPSIFQLKNLTKLLLLSNNLTGSISPNVGSCRALIRLRLDDNQLSGEIPKEIGELQNLNFLDIARNHLTGTIPPEIGESTALQMLDLHDNRLTGYLPETLGLLENLQVLDLSMNRFIGSIPTMFRNLTSLNKLRLNANDLSGVIPGEISLCTKLQFLDLSSNRLTGNIPYEIGSIEGLDIALNLSCNFLSGPIPVEFSGLTKLAALDVSRNMLTGNLYTLGQLQNLVSLNVSSNNFSGYLPDTSFFRELPVADLTGNVHLCTSGADDCFEQVGYQPQEGRSRISTVKLIIGLLFSITGLMLVLGIFMLNKARRMSQRDFEDSENSWHWHMTPFQKLSFSVEDVVHCLVDDNIIGKGCSGLVYRAEMPNRDVIAVKKLWPSKKGGQERDSFCAEVKTLGSIRHRNIVRLLGYCSNNSSKLLMYDYMPNGSLGVMLHEMRGMLDWEHRYNIILGAAQGLEYLHHDCVPAIVHRDVKANNILLGPHFEPYLADFGLAKLINPSDNYAKSSTNVAGSYGYIAPEYGYMMKITEKSDVYSYGVVLLEVLTGKQAVDPCLSEGAAMHLVEWVRENIDKKRELVEVLDPRLQGRADQEIEEMLQAVGVALLCVNPNPEERPTMKDVVALLKEIRHAADCSDHDYDNKLHVLIHQPTAYSHSVSPSHDDEEQLQQQEEEEEEDAQLIMTTSPHSHSHDSINVSSSTTSSRLH
- the LOC131029209 gene encoding LRR receptor-like serine/threonine-protein kinase RGI2 isoform X2, giving the protein MSLAHLVASPTNFLGHGKWRTVWAMAWIVLLTQWRAKGLNIEGQALLSWMHTLNDGKGPPLLSAWNPQDSNPCNWTGISCSSQGLVSSIYLHSIELLGTVPSQFASLESLQSLVISAANLSGTLPKEIGDYSNLVLLDLSGNRLTGSIPSEFGQLYNLQNLILSSNELEGSIPPELGNCSSLIELVLLDNQLSGRIPPEFGRLSNLEILRAGGNPNIEGALPAELSNCANLTILGLAETRISGTIPSSFGSLRKLQTLALYMSMLWGSIPPELGNCSELVNLYLYGNSLSGSLPRELGRLQKLEKLLLWQNNLVGSIPPEIGNCTSLIIIDLSINALSGSIPSTIGSLKDLTELQLSNNNISGSIPSSLANCTALSQLQLDSNQISGEIPRDLGQLKYLTLLYAWQNRLQGSIPPSLGGCSKLQALDLTENRLTGSIPPSIFQLKNLTKLLLLSNNLTGSISPNVGSCRALIRLRLDDNQLSGEIPKEIGELQNLNFLDIARNHLTGTIPPEIGESTALQMLDLHDNRLTGYLPETLGLLENLQVLDLSMNRFIGSIPTMFRNLTSLNKLRLNANDLSGVIPGEISLCTKLQFLDLSSNRLTGNIPYEIGSIEGLDIALNLSCNFLSGPIPVEFSGLTKLAALDVSRNMLTGNLYTLGQLQNLVSLNVSSNNFSGYLPDTSFFRELPVADLTGNVHLCTSGADDCFEQVGYQPQEGRSRISTVKLIIGLLFSITGLMLVLGIFMLNKARRMSQRDFEDSENSWHWHMTPFQKLSFSVEDVVHCLVDDNIIGKGCSGLVYRAEMPNRDVIAVKKLWPSKKGGQERDSFCAEVKTLGSIRHRNIVRLLGYCSNNSSKLLMYDYMPNGSLGVMLHEMRGMLDWEHRYNIILGAAQGLEYLHHDCVPAIVHRDVKANNILLGPHFEPYLADFGLAKLINPSDNYAKSSTNVAGSYGYIAPAAIQI